cccCCAGCTGTCATGTTAGACTCAgttgactttttatttacaattttatatGTTTGCTAAACTTGCCTTTAAATCTGttgaagaaaccaaaaaaatgacttgttttCATTCGGCAAcaataattatgtaattattgaAATTTTAACATGCTGAACATGTGACACATTAGTGagatttaacttattttttcttaaataccaGAATGGTTACaatatcagatttttatgtaGAAACGTACATCTTACGTGTATTTCCTACATAGATTCACAAGCTAGTTATAACTGatgaaatcttttttaattcataatcTCATTTGAAGAGattgtttatatttgtgaaGCTACTAATGTAACtcaaaagttaatgttttttaatgtattttttttttcagtaaggCTGTAAGCAGTTAGAATCTTACCAGAATCTTACCTGCAATGGCTCGTTCTCCTGGCATTTTCATttggaatgaaaataaattagcttgtCCTGTAGGCTAAACTTAACAGCTCTTGTCCAACAGATGACAAAACTTTCACTGAATGTGTGGAAGATTCTGTTACCACGACTCAACTAATCGTAGTATTAGCTACACCATTATTTGCATTAACCAACTGTACAAGCAAatgttgatttgatcaaatttgcTTCATAAAATGTACAAGTTAATAGTACATTTGGttataaatgtcaaactgctTATATATTCTTTAGTGAGTCCTTGCAAGAATACTGTTGAAGACTTACAGAGCTAATAGGTTTATGATGACTGGGTTTAAGGTGAAATTGTtgaacacattttcaatttgaattGATTTCTATTTGTCTCTTTCAAAATATTACCTAgataatttcattttcagataGTGTTTAGTTGTTAGCCCTCTTGTCCACAGTTTAGTGTGGAACTTAGGTGGACAATTTTGAATATCAAGgatgaaaagttttgttttgcgTAGCTACAAAATTAACCTGATACCTTATTATCACACCTAAAGAATTTACATTTGTAAACAATTTTTTCACAGTCCTGGTGCTCTTGCCTCCGCCTGATGGTTTGAGGAAGCTAAGCAGCTGCAGTTTGCTTATGCTTTGGACCAGCTCAGCATCAACATTAGGCGTTATTTACTTTCTGGAACTTTCTGGCTACAACTGGAATGATTTGTTGTGTAACATACTGCACAATTATCACAGCTAGTctcagacacagacacacactttcCCAGCATGAGGCCTCACAGTTCATTCTTAGAACCCTTCTGTGGGCTGTGGATTACCGTAAGAGCCTTTATATAGCCCTGCCAATCCTCATTATGcatgtgtacacacacacacacaccagtttTGTGccagtgtgtgtttgctgcaggTGATGACACCACAACAGCAAGCATGGATTAGTGTGTGTGATATTGCCCATCAGGCAACACGTTTCTCACCTGTTAGCGGATATGAAAGCAGATTCATCGTTACAGTGAGGAGGAGTTGCATATCACATAAAATGGCTGTGTGATGCTGGATCCACAGTGCTTGTAGAGATACCAGACTTTAAGTGACAATGTAATGTTACATAACATTTCACCAATGTAGACCATGTCTGAGAGTCTATATtagaaaaaaagctacaaaactGGTAAGTGGAAAAAATGGGAATTACTAAAGAATGCAACAGTGTTGGTAGAGAAaccttgcaaaaaaataaaaaaaaagatctaacaTTGCTGCTGTCTGCATCGCAACATGAAACATCATGCTTGATTAGGAGTATTGCCATCTGGTCAAAATGTTCAGAGGTATTGGAGTCTAATTAGTTCCCCAAAGATCAGAAGAAGATCAGTGAGCATCAAAATAAAGCCAGATCAAATATTCACATTCCTTTTGATTTTGATCGTTTCTTCTTGTATTGTTTGGTCCATTTCATGCTGAAATGATTGTCATGCTGAACATGTGCTGGTGCAGATTATGGTTTTAGTTTTCACCCTTACCCATCAAAGTTAGTGGAGGGGGCTAACACTATAGCTAACATAGGCTAATATCTGTATAGCTGATCTGAAGTGGTCTTAAGAGTAagatttcacagttttattatttcatgatGCCCAGAAACcatgaaattttaaatgaataccTAAATGAATgtatatgatttaaaaataaaatgacttcaaaTTTAACATGGATGATAGATGACTCCAACCTGTGCTGTCAAAGTAGGCCTGCTGCAACATGCACTTTGACTGCTCCATTCTCTTTGTAAATTCTGAACCACAGTAAGAAGTTTGTGCCTAAATGTTGGAAAGCGATGAAGCAAACAGCGATTACAAAGTCCCAAAACATCCCCGGTGGCAGTCCTTTATGCATTGTTTGAAGCTGTGCTTTGTTATTACAGTATGCATGAGTCTCTGGtggaaaaaataacatgttCTCTGTAGTTTGACAATTCAGTTAGAGCGGTTTTTGCCATTAAGATCCCCAAGAACAATGAGGAAAGAGTTTAGGGGTGGTTTCTCACGTCTGTTATCACCTGAATAAGCTATTTTTCAGGTTCTGATGTGCAGACTTGTAGTGGGATATAAACACAGATCAGAAAAAGCAAGGACATTAATAGATTTGCAGTCCACAAATAATTACCTCAGGTAATGTCATCTGTGACATCTGTACACAAGTTGCATTTAAAAGCAAGTTTTTCCACCTCTATTTTTCAAGACAGCTGAAAGTCCCGCATCTGATTCTGTAGTATGCAGCCTGAGGTGCAGACACTGCACCAAGTTTTGAAAGTCCAAGTTCTTAGAGTTAAGAAAGAAGCAGAACTCATTCTACTTGTCAGGCAGGGAGCAGCCAGGTATATTGAAGGAAAGGGTGTTTGGGAGAACCCTTTTGCTGAAGCTTTACAATGAGGCCATCTGTTTACCTCGTCTGCATCTCCGGTAAATCCCCCTTGAGAGCCACTGAGCTGCTGACCAAGACCTCAGTGAAGCTGAAGTAGATGATGAATGGAGAAATAATGAAGAGAGACGACTGTCTGATGTTTGGCAGTATCTCTATGGTAAAAGCGACCACAGAATGGTGGCAGAGAACAGCATGAACACTCATAAATAATCTAAGGCAGGTGATGttaataatactttatttttgttttgccaaatgTTATGGCGAGGTTTCAGATTATATATAGTAGACAGTttcattcagagaaaaaaaaatcagacaaatgaaAGCAGAAGCTTCtctgaaataatacattttagatAAGCAAGATATTGTTAATGTACTTCTTCTTGTATTGATCTCTAAAAAGGCAAGTTAACACTACACATACTCAGACAGAGAGCAAATCTGCAGATATTGACAGACGTCACCACTAATGGAAGGAGAGGAAGGTTGTTTCACTTATTAGGTCTGAAATACTTGAACACTCTGCACTCAAAGGTATGCCAGAATAAGAATACTCCAAGTTATAAGTGAAGGACAACAGGACTAATAtggcagagaaaagaaaaaaatagctagGCAACAAATGTGAGAAATGGTCTAAGAGAAGTTACATATCTACACTTTATGTTGCTCCTCGACATTTTGTATGTGATCAAGTATTCATTCAGTGATCCAGTCCCTTCACTTTGGCTACTTCTCCATTTGATCTAGAGTCTGATGTGACAACCAGAGGCAAAGCACATGacacagcatttattttttttcctcttcagtgTCATTGTGTTTGCTTCTGTATGAATGTGAGAATCTGGCCACATGCTACCTCTTTGCTCATCAGGTCTTCCTCCAGGCTTAAAACTCTCTTGAATGTCCAGAGAGAAGAACactaattaaagtttaaataaaccACTTTAACCACAGAATAAGTTGTGTAGACATTTGTTCTACACAACGTAGCTGAGGCTAAAAGGCCGAAAATGGGaattttgtatttgtcttttttattatgttttttaagaaaaagaaacacctcATCTTTTTATCCTTGCGGTTGTGTTGCAGACCTAGTGTCGGCCACCAACACCACCAATGTAAACATCCCTCAGATGGCCGACACGCTGTTTGAGCGATCCACCAACGCCAGCTGGGTGGTCGTCTTCAAGGCTCTAGCCACCACTCATCACATATGCGTCCATGGCAACGAGGTTAGTGGGTGACATTTCGAGCACATCTGGAGCTGTGGATGTGGGCTACTTATATCTCATAAGAAGGTGTAACATTACAGTCAGATAATGAGATGAGATGATACAGAACATAAACAGCAGAAGGTGTTAGCgatattttgagaaaacaatggatttaaaaaaattcaaattgtaGTTTGACTATCAGATAATGAATAGCAGGCCAGACTGTTTTAGCACCAATAGGAAGCTTTGAAGCAGATGCTAACTTTAGCAACAGTAGAGGTCAATAACTCACCAGTTGGCATTATCTTCAAAATGCTTACAAATCTGTATCCCACTCACCATTTCTCTTAGCTTGCAAAACTACTTCCCGATAAAGAAATTAACTGTTTCCtttttaacttcaaaataagagtctccAATGTAGATACAACATGGTGTTGAGCTTAAAGCTTCCAGGCCTACACTACTTTCACATTTGATACTTAGAACAACAGGAGAAATCAAACTGTGACAATAATAAAATGGACCTTTATGATACAAATTTCACAAgaaatattgtgacattttatgGATGCTCGATTGTAATGTGACATGTATTTTGCTGCTGTCTATGTCTTTTTCAGAGGTTCATTCAGTATTTGGCTTCCAGGACCTCCTTGTTCAACCTCAGTAATTTCATTGACAAAACTGGTTCTCATGGTAAGACCAATTAGCTTCAAAACCACAAAGCATACATAAACCGTATTCTAAAAAATGCTGAgtactttttcagttttccctTATGAAGATTTTTGTTCAGATTAGCGGAAAGGGGGCATCTGAAATAaggctgaaacatttaaatagaagCGTGCAACTGAGATTGTTATTCATTTGGGATGTCCAAGACATTTTCTCGACAATGCCAATTTGGGTCATTTAAGACGAAACGCTTGCTGATATCAAGGCTCAGGGCCAAAATCCTTCAAAGGTTTGTCCTAATTGGAGTTTCTGCCAAAACAGTCCACAATATTGTTCTACAAGAAGAGGTTAAGCAggtttaaaaagttactttaattttttgatAAGGCATCAAAATCCATatagctgttttttgtttttgtattttctttaagaaGATCTGTCTCCACATATGCAGCTACTATCTTCAGGAATTCTGCAAACATCTTTCCCTGTTGACAATGTTTTCATAAGAATCATTTTATTGGAGGGCACGTCCCATTTGCTTTCcatgtaatttaatttctaaatacatttaataataacTTAGCATTTGCTCTAAGTGTTGTAAAATACTGTAATTAGTATTTCAACTCCCACCCACACAGATAGCTTCGTGAGCACAGTTCACATGACACAGAAGAAGGGAGGCAGCCAAAACATTCTTTTTTCCATTGTGAAATCACAGAAATGGTTGGAAATCATGCAGATTGAGAGAACAACCTCAGATTTGttataataacaaaataataaaataggcCCTTTGTCATAATTTGTGGTAGTGGTGGTGTGGAACTAAAGGCAAAGAGGTGAGGCAGCAACTGAGTTTGATGATTTAATGAATATCTCAAGTGAGTACAAatgtccaggcagcacaggtgagcaaaAGGCTAGGAGCTCAAACACTGATAGCAACCGGAAAACCTTACAAGACAAAATCACGACATATGACAGCTAAGATAAAGATCCGACGGGAACAGAGGCACAGGTGACTATAAACACAAGCGTTAATCAGGGGCCCACTCCTTACCTgttggtggcggtaatgctcaCCTAACCTTTCTAGCCAATCGCCAATAAatttcaagaagaagaaaagcaataaggggaacgagacacagctgggaaTAATGAAAAGCAAGACACACAGAAATCCACATCTTCACAgcttatttgttttgcaaaccATTGACACAAAAATATGCATGGCATGCATCTCCAGAAAAATTACATCTTTCAGTTGTATAAGGATGGTAAGATATCTCAACCGGTAGTTAAACCTGAACTTCATTCAGTGCTAACAGGAAGCTCAAGATATGAAAAAACACAGGGATGCTATATTAAGTATCACATTGATAAGAGAGctagttgtttctgttgtttttcagactgacagattttttttacgATGTATGCAAATCATCAATCtgatcacttaaaaaaaaagtcaaattgaaaacacatttgtgtCATTATAAAATATTACCTCCTTTTAATCAAAATGGTAAAATTTTTTCAAGATTATTTTCTAAGCCTtatgatttttatgtttagattttttaaaacttagaaATAGCTAGATCCTATTTAAGATGGATTCTTTTGGGATGAGGCATGTGTATTTGTTTAGGAGAAAAGTTAATGacggggaattttttttttttttttttttttttacaaagaatcgaaaaacacttttctgttctttctcaTTTGGATATCTGTGTAGGTTATGACATGTCTACATTCATCAGGCGGTATGCACGATACCTGAATGAGAAAGCCTTCGCCTACCGCCAAATGGCTTTTGACTTCACCAGGGTGAAGAAAGGGTATGTTGTAGCAAAACCTCCAACTGGGGGATGTCATCTCCACAACAGATGACATCCCCCAGTTCTGTAATCATTtcagttaaaacaaaactggTACAGCTTAGCATCTAGTACTGAGGTTCTACTTTATTGTCTAGGCTGTTGCTCAACATagagcagccatattggattttgaggtAGGTGCTAGGGATAGACCTCTCTCACTTGGAATTCTGACTTTGGGGTACTTGCTGTGTATTTGCTCAGCTTGGAACTTGGGAATTGAGATTCTAAGTGAGAgttaagtaataaaaacatgtttttttctgttatatgCCTTTACAAAGAAATAGAAAGTTGCACTTATTACTTGTTTGGCACTTCTTTGAGTACAGTGGTACTcagaaagttttttatttactgcagtGGTGCTTATTATTAAAAGATTCCAGCACAACTCTGCTTTATGTGAAATAATGTTTGCTGTATCTTCTCAGTGCCGAGGGAGTGATGAGAACCATGACGACCGAGAAGCTGCTGAAAGGCATGCCTGTTCTGCAGACTCAGATCGACACACTCTTGGAGTTTGAcgtgtgtatttatattttgataGTCAAACCTGCTGtgactttcattttattgatcTGGACTTGCCTCGTTTCAGGTTCATCCGAAGGAGCTGAACAATGGGATCATCAATGCTGCCTTCATGCTTCTCTTCAAAGATCTGGTGAAGCTGTTTGCGTCCTATAACGATGGAATCATCAACCTGTTAGGTCAGTATTGAATGAATAATGAAGACATTGTTTAGCaagaacatttctaaatgaatttgTGACACTCGCCTTTGGTTCCAGAAAAGTTcttcaagatgaaaaaaagtGATTGTAAGGAGGCCTTGGAGATTTATAAGAGGTTCCTGACCAGGGTGACGAAAATTGGGGAGTTCATGAAGTTGGCTGAGGTGAGTTCAAACTATTCTCTACATCGTCACTTTCATACTGACATTAATTTGGGCTTTTGGATCTTATTATGTCTTTGCTTTCACAGACAGTCGGAGTGGACAAAAATGACATTCCTGACATCAACTATGTGagttattgtttataaaaagtcATGCTTTTTGGGTAATTTATTGCTTTACTGCTTGGAAGGATGATGATCAAGAACCTTATGCACATGAACGCCCTCATTCCTGATTTACAccctcacacaaacacaaccagaCGCCTGTGCCTCACCCCAATATCTCCCCACTCAGTGTCTCCACCCAGGGGTGGTGGTGGATCTAGCTGATTCAGATGACGAAGACTGCCCCTTTACACCCCTTGAGGACCCGGTAACCACAGAAACAAAAGGGTGCCCTGGCTGAGTGCCTGTTTAACTACAGGATGAAGTGTCAGCATGTCGATCCTAATTTGATTTGACTTCACAAATGTTTAACACGTTCATATAAATGCATGTATTGCCGTGAGACTCTGCGGGAACGCTGCcgctttctttgtgtttcataCACTAGTGGATACTCTTCAGTATTTAGGTTATAAAGGGGCGCCCATCAGTAACTCcagttttgatttcttttgtcAGGCTCCCAGCAGTATCCTGGAGTCTCTGGAAACACACATGAACGGTCTGGAGGACGTCAAAGGTGGAAAGAAAGGGTAAGGCATTGCTAAACAAACACCTTGATCGCAAGAACTTATCGAGCGCAAAATCCAAAGATATTGGGGTTCATGTCTTTGAAACTTCCCcctactttttgtttcttagcCATAACTGGACTCCCTTTTTTTCAAATACTGACTAAAGCAGATAAACATTGAAAACCCAGAAGGAACAGTGAGATTTGGATATAATTTAGCAGTAAGACCAGTGATTGGGAATGTTAGTTGATTGAAGATGGAAGAAGCTTGAATTTACACCAGTGTAATAAAAGGAccatttattttgcttcttttaacttctgttcttttttgttctcttttgtgTTGATTTGGGAACATCAGTGAAGGGTGAGCACATGTTGTTTTGTCTGAAGCTTAACAGTACATGTATTTACTGTTTTCAACCCACCAAAGAGGTATATGTTCACATGTGAATTATGTTGCTGTACAATGTCTTATTAGTCTATGCTGCAccttaagcttttttttaacttctttaacCAGGAAACCCCAAGTgttaacaaagacaaaaatcagTAATATACAGAAAAAGCATAAGCTGTGTTCTATcaagtcttttttgtttgtttttagtgtttgaAAAGCTTTTTAGAAAATTCTCTGACATTAgatagattgttttgttttacttttaagtttttaattttaacaggtAAATTCCCACAACTTActtcacatgtggaaatgtgtgtcCTGGTGCTGTGACTATATGTGCGATCTTTGAGGAAAGatcacatatttttaaataagacatgTGTCTTGAGGAAGACACATGTTTAAATAAGTTGTATAATTTGTAATCCACCTGTACTTCCATATGAAATGTGACTCAATGTGTGAAGAGCATGTTTTTCCAAAGTGAATTTGGCTAAAAGGGAAACATAAATAACACTTTGACCATGTTTGTTAACGTTGCATTCAAGACGCAGCTCTTCACTTTGGAAATAAACTCTTCATAGGATCACATTTTGGGTATTATTATTGAtgtccctctctctgtctgttttaagtagaacttttttgtttgaacaaaCTTCTCACAATTGCTCTTTCTGTCTCACTTCCAGGTCTCCAACAAAGGTGAGAAATTCATTTAAATCCATccttcatattttttgttttgctctttcaaTCAGATGCACCAACttgaaggtttttttccccGTACATATTATTCAGGGGTCTCCAACAAACAACGTGTCTCCAACATCGACTCCAGCCAAATCTTCAAATGCAGTTCCCACGCTGCAGCCGCCTCCTGGGGACggagccgccgccgccgctgctccTGAGCCAGCTGAAGAGTAAGTTCACGGCTATTCTCATTTGCTCTCCTgtagttaaattttatttgacatcAGCTGATGTTATTCCTAATTATGATTAGGACAGACAACCTAGACGGCTTACTGCAGTTATTAAAAAGGTAATGAACAAAATGGCATGCCTCATAGTTGAATGATTTTATGGATGCTCCAGGAGAAGGGCAGCTGACATCATTGTCAATCTGATTTTTAGAAGGACAGAATGGTTGTTCTAGGAGATGTGGTGCCTGAAATCATGTTGTCCTTTGTCAGCCATGGTTACCATCATCACTGTGCATTAAAA
The Gambusia affinis linkage group LG22, SWU_Gaff_1.0, whole genome shotgun sequence DNA segment above includes these coding regions:
- the snap91b gene encoding clathrin coat assembly protein AP180 isoform X9, with the translated sequence MSGQTLTDRIAAAQYQLTGSDMARAVCKATTHEVMAPKKKHLEYLVSATNTTNVNIPQMADTLFERSTNASWVVVFKALATTHHICVHGNERFIQYLASRTSLFNLSNFIDKTGSHGYDMSTFIRRYARYLNEKAFAYRQMAFDFTRVKKGAEGVMRTMTTEKLLKGMPVLQTQIDTLLEFDVHPKELNNGIINAAFMLLFKDLVKLFASYNDGIINLLEKFFKMKKSDCKEALEIYKRFLTRVTKIGEFMKLAETVGVDKNDIPDINYAPSSILESLETHMNGLEDVKGGKKGEGSPTKGSPTNNVSPTSTPAKSSNAVPTLQPPPGDGAAAAAAPEPAEDSLLDLDPLSSTGPSAPSAAPTSWGDLLGSEMGDSLLSESPLAAEAAPSPAAAAPTPAAAEPGVSLAPPTSTAAATSPGAANMDLLGDDFATGAPSSEAPAAAAEGGAAASSTPATNSGAEPTGGDAPAAAAPAATAAAAPGSELMSAAPQAPVGGAPMMPRPGFPATGVTPGAPMSPGMAQSPRKPPPPRNALDDLNIKDFM